One Geitlerinema sp. PCC 9228 DNA window includes the following coding sequences:
- a CDS encoding MFS transporter, whose product MEAKNVRFGKGSIVQRLLEGVNLRPEEGERTLLMFAFSTATSVGLIWLEASTVGLFLDRYGAQSLPWIYIAGALITSLLGFLYSWLQYVLSLRWAIVTVAATMAIPLLFFSLGLKIAGMMGVMIFLMRLWLDALYVMNDINTSITVNQLFNIREIKRTYPLVSSGILVADVLSGFSLPFLIGWFGVDNIPLISFLMLLVGAVVLFYVGQSYQQFFPDSKGRYNELEDEEYTNRRMQEPVRKYAVLVFAFFICAEVLYLLVDFQFLSELEQQSRSEGSLATNVASFLGLFNGIIGIGELAMQWFASSRIIERFGVFITAALLPVLVCVLGGISMMKLLPLFVGLILLKFFDDLLHYTLVESTGAVLFQPIPDNRRSRIQAWVTGVAEPVFTGVTGVAILGVIWGVQQVDFAALGISSQQLQEWIFLIVIVFIALLWLGVIYLLRNGYVSLLVFSAQRERLGTSNVDMGALKQAVIKTLDQPGTESEKRSCIELLNQFAPKEVPEMLAPRLTQLPTALQQQSLEVMLQHPELPYVESVRGLMKQSTSPEVVARALRYIWLTEKSSDLNSLRPYLRPEVDPVVRATAASMILRDGTKEQKAEATNTIRRMLTHKNERERVMGCRALGDADYLQALRLHIPNLLQDESLRVRCALLEVIASTRYEEYYPSLLRGLYYKSTREAAMQALVKLGSEILDRLVELAQDVHKPDIVRMYAWSTIGKIGNREAIDALVSGAIASWGVTRRNILQVLLKMPQEAGIEGVAERLGRSGVELLIDQELMLLAQVYMARLDTEPDLVASTQAESGDSMPIPDGKEGPYSGSRLMVEPALTMLRDALAYMEKDAIERIFWLMKFLYPISSIQGAAFNLNSGSVGNMAKGLEILDNVLDISSKGALLKVLDKRSDEEKVRSLNGLVRYDPLSPSDRLRHLLERRYFLSDWCLACCFHVAVAGRWSLTAEQTLAGLRHPRGFVREAVLGYLKMASPGSLVEVLPKMKNDSDPLVAAQVRQMMAEFKGDGSTSSL is encoded by the coding sequence ATGGAAGCAAAAAACGTACGTTTCGGTAAAGGATCCATTGTCCAACGTCTGCTGGAAGGCGTAAATTTGCGCCCGGAGGAAGGAGAGCGAACGCTGTTAATGTTTGCTTTCTCCACAGCCACATCCGTGGGATTGATTTGGTTGGAAGCGAGTACAGTAGGTCTGTTTCTCGATCGCTACGGTGCCCAGTCTTTGCCTTGGATTTATATTGCCGGCGCACTTATTACATCGCTGTTGGGATTTTTGTACTCCTGGCTGCAGTACGTGCTTTCCCTACGATGGGCGATTGTCACCGTAGCAGCCACCATGGCCATTCCCCTGCTGTTTTTCAGTTTGGGACTCAAAATTGCCGGCATGATGGGGGTCATGATTTTTCTCATGCGTTTGTGGCTCGATGCCCTCTACGTCATGAACGATATCAATACCTCTATTACCGTCAACCAGTTATTTAACATTCGCGAAATCAAACGCACCTATCCTCTGGTTAGCAGCGGCATTCTGGTCGCCGACGTACTCAGCGGGTTCTCCTTACCTTTTTTAATCGGTTGGTTCGGGGTAGATAACATTCCCCTGATTTCCTTTCTCATGCTTCTGGTGGGTGCTGTGGTTCTATTTTACGTCGGCCAGAGCTACCAACAGTTTTTCCCCGACTCCAAAGGGCGCTACAACGAACTGGAGGACGAAGAATACACCAACCGCCGCATGCAAGAACCGGTACGCAAGTATGCTGTGCTGGTATTTGCTTTTTTTATTTGCGCAGAAGTGCTGTACTTGCTGGTGGATTTTCAATTTCTCAGCGAACTGGAACAGCAAAGCCGTTCGGAAGGCTCTCTAGCTACCAATGTAGCCAGTTTTCTCGGTCTGTTTAACGGCATCATTGGCATCGGCGAACTGGCCATGCAGTGGTTTGCTTCCAGCCGCATTATCGAAAGGTTTGGTGTATTTATCACCGCTGCCCTGCTGCCGGTTTTGGTTTGCGTGCTGGGGGGCATTTCCATGATGAAACTACTGCCGTTGTTCGTTGGCTTGATTTTATTAAAGTTCTTTGACGACCTACTGCACTATACCCTGGTGGAAAGTACCGGCGCGGTTTTGTTTCAACCCATCCCCGACAACCGCCGCTCCCGCATTCAAGCTTGGGTAACCGGCGTTGCCGAACCGGTGTTCACTGGCGTCACCGGGGTGGCGATTTTGGGGGTAATCTGGGGCGTCCAACAGGTGGACTTTGCGGCTTTAGGTATCTCCAGCCAGCAACTGCAGGAGTGGATTTTCTTAATTGTTATTGTTTTTATCGCCCTGCTGTGGTTGGGGGTAATTTACCTACTGCGCAATGGCTATGTGAGCTTGCTGGTGTTTAGCGCCCAACGGGAACGTTTGGGGACTTCTAATGTGGATATGGGCGCGCTGAAACAGGCGGTGATCAAAACGTTGGACCAGCCGGGAACTGAATCGGAAAAGCGTTCTTGTATCGAACTGCTGAATCAATTTGCCCCTAAGGAAGTGCCGGAAATGCTGGCACCCCGTTTGACGCAGTTGCCGACGGCTTTGCAGCAGCAGAGTTTGGAGGTGATGCTGCAACATCCGGAACTGCCCTATGTGGAGTCGGTGCGTGGGTTGATGAAACAGTCTACTTCGCCGGAGGTGGTGGCGCGGGCGCTGCGCTATATTTGGCTGACGGAAAAATCTTCGGATTTGAATTCCCTGCGCCCCTATTTGCGACCGGAGGTGGACCCGGTGGTGCGGGCTACGGCGGCTTCTATGATTTTGCGCGATGGCACTAAGGAACAAAAGGCGGAGGCTACCAATACAATTCGCCGCATGCTGACCCACAAGAACGAACGGGAACGGGTGATGGGCTGTCGGGCGTTGGGGGATGCGGATTATTTGCAGGCGTTGCGGTTGCACATTCCCAATTTGCTCCAGGATGAGTCGCTGCGGGTACGCTGCGCTCTGTTGGAGGTGATTGCTTCGACTCGCTATGAGGAATACTATCCTTCTTTGTTGCGGGGGTTGTATTACAAGTCTACCCGAGAGGCGGCGATGCAGGCTTTGGTGAAGCTGGGTTCGGAAATTTTAGACCGTTTGGTGGAATTAGCCCAGGACGTGCACAAGCCAGATATCGTGCGCATGTATGCTTGGAGTACCATTGGCAAGATTGGTAACCGGGAGGCGATTGATGCGTTGGTTTCGGGGGCGATCGCTTCTTGGGGGGTCACCCGACGCAATATTTTGCAGGTGCTGCTCAAAATGCCCCAGGAAGCCGGTATTGAAGGGGTGGCAGAACGTTTGGGGCGCAGCGGTGTGGAGTTGCTCATCGACCAGGAGTTGATGCTGCTCGCGCAGGTGTACATGGCCCGGTTGGATACCGAACCCGATTTGGTCGCCTCCACCCAAGCGGAATCGGGGGATTCCATGCCTATCCCAGATGGCAAGGAAGGTCCCTACAGCGGTTCTCGCTTGATGGTAGAACCAGCTCTGACCATGCTGCGGGATGCGTTGGCGTATATGGAAAAGGATGCCATCGAACGCATTTTCTGGTTGATGAAATTTCTCTATCCTATTAGTTCTATTCAGGGGGCGGCTTTTAATTTAAATTCCGGTTCGGTGGGCAATATGGCGAAGGGATTGGAGATTTTGGACAATGTTTTGGATATTTCTAGCAAGGGGGCTTTGTTGAAAGTATTGGACAAACGCTCTGATGAGGAAAAGGTTCGCAGTTTGAACGGACTGGTGCGCTACGATCCCCTCTCCCCAAGCGATCGCTTGCGGCATTTGCTGGAACGCCGCTATTTCCTCTCGGATTGGTGTCTGGCTTGCTGCTTCCACGTGGCAGTTGCCGGACGTTGGTCCCTGACGGCAGAACAAACCCTGGCAGGTTTGCGCCATCCCAGGGGGTTTGTGCGCGAGGCGGTTTTGGGCTATCTCAAAATGGCTTCTCCCGGGTCGTTGGTAGAAGTGCTGCCTAAGATGAAAAACGATTCCGATCCATTGGTGGCGGCGCAAGTGCGGCAAATGATGGCAGAATTCAAGGGGGATGGTTCCACCAGCTCGCTTTAG
- a CDS encoding tetratricopeptide repeat protein, with protein MAEHFPAQPKSPPSRSVAPNSPAANPSVRNRRIWQGETTDRTDAFSSERETSAARKNHRSYANSSPHRRPTKATVGAQREAPAQREAPLLPLENFLDSLGGLMSRLVGAAPDVAKGNRLYAAGKYPQAFTCYERALAKSPQGGRRGKIWWQKAKTLEKLNLPEAALADYDRALALNDNHYNLWMDKGMLLYRQGRYQEAAGALGRSIQLHVKQPIAWYYQGLALEELQDGDAALAAYERATRYQPAYYEAWYARGRLYQGRGCYQKALQCYDRAVQLRPTVASLWVQRSVVLLGLGQYAAAAKSCERAVGLQGQEMGVWYYYGYALEKLQNYRLAVRCYDRALQADPEQANLWFRKGMCLKHQWYEAAIACLDRALSLQPDRAPFWHGRGMVYYESGRYGSSLADFDRATYLDEYLAPAWLWRGKALYQLGRAQEALVALDNALSFQAGWLEAWYYRGLAAESMGKYESAIAAYRKVNSLAATKGDRWVGEASMALMRLWKSLQRYQEALQVCDRLLEIRNDRLDLYLERARLLKTLQRYREALETYDCAIALQPEHYQSWIEKGQLLEAWEKYAQALNAYERAVHLQPRQDRGWLLRGKLLEKLQQNDASLRSYGIALSINPHCTEALQRRQALHNKIQCSSD; from the coding sequence ATGGCCGAGCATTTCCCCGCCCAACCCAAATCCCCACCATCTCGGTCGGTTGCTCCCAATTCCCCGGCAGCGAACCCATCTGTTCGCAACCGCCGTATCTGGCAAGGCGAGACCACCGACCGCACGGACGCCTTTTCTTCGGAAAGGGAAACGTCGGCAGCTCGCAAAAATCACCGTTCGTATGCCAATTCTTCCCCACACCGACGCCCTACCAAAGCGACAGTAGGGGCGCAACGCGAAGCGCCCGCGCAACGCGAAGCGCCTCTACTACCCCTAGAAAACTTTTTGGATTCTCTGGGGGGGTTGATGTCTCGCTTGGTGGGAGCAGCGCCGGATGTGGCGAAAGGCAATCGGTTGTATGCAGCGGGAAAATATCCCCAAGCCTTCACTTGCTACGAAAGAGCTTTAGCCAAGTCCCCTCAAGGAGGTCGCCGCGGGAAAATTTGGTGGCAAAAGGCAAAAACTTTAGAAAAGCTCAATTTGCCAGAGGCAGCTTTGGCAGATTACGACCGAGCGCTGGCGCTCAACGATAACCATTATAACTTGTGGATGGATAAAGGCATGTTGCTGTACCGTCAAGGTCGCTACCAGGAGGCGGCAGGGGCTTTGGGGCGCAGTATCCAGTTGCATGTGAAACAACCCATTGCTTGGTACTACCAGGGATTGGCGCTGGAGGAACTGCAAGATGGGGACGCGGCGTTGGCGGCCTACGAACGGGCAACCCGCTACCAGCCGGCTTACTACGAAGCTTGGTACGCTCGGGGCAGGTTGTACCAGGGTCGCGGTTGCTACCAAAAAGCTTTGCAATGCTACGATCGCGCCGTACAGTTGCGCCCAACGGTGGCATCGCTGTGGGTCCAGCGGTCGGTGGTGCTTTTGGGACTGGGGCAGTATGCGGCGGCGGCTAAAAGTTGCGAGCGGGCTGTGGGCTTGCAAGGGCAGGAAATGGGGGTTTGGTATTACTACGGCTATGCCCTGGAGAAATTGCAAAATTATAGGTTGGCAGTGCGTTGCTACGACCGTGCCCTACAGGCAGACCCAGAGCAAGCCAATTTGTGGTTTCGCAAGGGGATGTGTCTCAAACATCAATGGTACGAGGCGGCGATCGCTTGTTTGGATCGAGCCCTCTCCCTACAACCGGATCGCGCTCCCTTTTGGCACGGACGGGGGATGGTCTACTACGAATCCGGTCGCTACGGTAGTTCCCTGGCGGATTTCGACCGCGCTACCTATTTGGACGAATATTTGGCACCGGCTTGGCTGTGGCGAGGCAAGGCGCTCTACCAATTGGGTCGGGCACAGGAGGCGTTGGTGGCGTTGGATAATGCCCTGTCGTTCCAGGCTGGCTGGTTGGAGGCTTGGTACTACCGCGGTTTGGCTGCCGAATCCATGGGCAAGTACGAAAGTGCGATCGCGGCGTATCGCAAGGTGAACAGCTTGGCGGCTACCAAGGGCGACCGGTGGGTTGGTGAAGCTTCCATGGCTTTGATGCGCCTGTGGAAAAGTTTGCAACGCTACCAGGAAGCCTTACAAGTCTGCGATCGCTTGTTGGAAATCCGCAATGACCGGCTGGATCTGTACCTGGAGCGCGCCCGCTTGTTAAAGACGTTGCAGCGTTATCGGGAGGCGTTGGAAACCTACGACTGCGCGATCGCTTTGCAACCGGAACACTACCAAAGCTGGATCGAAAAGGGGCAGCTGCTGGAAGCTTGGGAAAAATACGCCCAAGCATTGAACGCCTACGAACGGGCCGTTCACCTGCAACCCAGGCAGGATCGCGGATGGCTGCTGCGGGGCAAATTGTTAGAAAAACTCCAGCAAAATGATGCCAGTTTGCGCTCCTACGGCATTGCCCTTTCCATCAATCCCCACTGCACGGAAGCCCTGCAAAGACGCCAGGCGCTGCACAATAAGATACAATGTTCGTCGGATTAA
- a CDS encoding sucrose synthase produces MSELIQAVIHSEEKLDLRQFILDLRAKEQKYLLRNDIERAFAEYCHKHEKPASFYNSSHLGNLIYYTQEIILEEESICTIVRPQIAIQQAYRIDEEMGVEPMSVQDLLDVRDRFVDRYFPHEGDVFEIDFKPFYDYSPTIRDPKNIGKGLQFLNRYLSSKLFQDPQKWLESLFQFLRLHSANGMQLLINDRLKTKENLSKSVKQALAYVNRVNPETPYSEFRFDFQGLGFEPGWGNTASRVKETLEILDELIDSPDHQTLEAFISRIPMIFKIVLVSVHGWFGQEGVLGRPDTGGQVVYVLDQARSLEKQLQAEFEQQGLDVLGVHPQVIILTRLIPNSDGTLCNQRLEKIRGTDNGWILRVPFREFNANVTQNWISRFEIWPYLETYALDAEKELLAQMQGKPDLVIGNYSDGNLVAFLLARRLKVIQCNIAHALEKSKYLFSNLYWEDLEDRYHFSLQFTADLIAMNAANFIVSSTYQEIVGTEDGVGQYESYSCFTMPQLYHVVHGIELFSPKFNLVPPGVNEAVYFPHTREELRLHGMRDRLEELAFTLEDPDHVFGKLDEPDKRPIFSMARLDRIKNLSGLVECFGKSKELQQRCNLILVAGKLRPEDSNDTEEIAEIHKLYQLIDEYNLYGKIRWLGVRLSKSDSGEIYRVIADRQGIFVQPALFEAFGLTILEAMISGLPPFATQFGGPLEIIQHGKNGFLINPTNVEETADILLAFIQKCDRDPQYWQQLSERAIQRVYSCYTWKIHTNRILTLSKIYGFWNYSSQENREDLLRYIEALFYLVYKPRAQQLLEKHNQL; encoded by the coding sequence ATGTCCGAGTTGATCCAGGCTGTTATTCATTCTGAAGAAAAACTAGATCTGCGCCAATTCATTCTCGACCTGCGAGCGAAAGAACAAAAATACTTGCTGCGCAACGATATCGAACGTGCTTTTGCAGAATACTGCCACAAGCACGAGAAACCGGCGTCTTTCTACAACAGTTCCCATTTGGGAAATCTGATTTACTATACCCAAGAAATTATCCTGGAAGAGGAAAGCATTTGCACCATCGTCCGCCCGCAAATTGCCATCCAACAAGCCTACCGCATCGACGAGGAAATGGGGGTCGAACCCATGTCGGTGCAGGATTTGCTTGACGTGCGCGATCGCTTTGTAGATCGCTATTTCCCGCACGAAGGGGATGTTTTTGAAATCGATTTCAAACCGTTTTACGATTACTCCCCCACCATTCGCGATCCCAAAAATATTGGCAAGGGCTTGCAATTTCTCAACCGCTATCTATCCAGCAAGCTCTTCCAAGACCCGCAAAAATGGTTGGAGTCCTTATTTCAATTCTTGCGCCTGCACTCTGCCAATGGCATGCAGCTGCTGATTAACGACCGCCTCAAAACCAAGGAAAATCTCTCCAAAAGCGTCAAGCAAGCCCTGGCTTATGTCAATCGGGTGAACCCGGAAACCCCCTACAGCGAGTTTCGCTTTGATTTTCAAGGATTGGGCTTCGAACCGGGTTGGGGCAATACTGCCTCCCGCGTGAAAGAAACCCTGGAAATTCTCGACGAACTCATTGACTCGCCGGACCACCAAACTCTGGAAGCCTTCATTTCCCGGATTCCCATGATTTTCAAAATCGTGCTGGTTTCCGTGCATGGCTGGTTCGGTCAGGAAGGGGTTTTGGGTCGTCCGGATACTGGCGGTCAGGTGGTTTACGTCCTCGACCAAGCCCGCAGTTTGGAAAAACAGTTGCAGGCAGAATTCGAACAGCAAGGTTTGGACGTTCTCGGGGTTCATCCCCAGGTGATTATCCTCACTCGTTTGATTCCCAACAGCGACGGCACTCTGTGCAACCAACGCCTGGAAAAAATTCGGGGAACAGATAACGGCTGGATTTTGCGGGTGCCTTTCCGGGAGTTTAACGCCAATGTGACGCAAAATTGGATTTCCCGCTTTGAAATTTGGCCGTACTTGGAAACCTATGCCTTGGATGCGGAAAAAGAACTGCTGGCACAGATGCAGGGCAAACCGGATTTGGTCATCGGCAACTATTCCGATGGCAATTTGGTGGCGTTTTTGCTCGCCAGACGCCTGAAGGTGATCCAGTGCAATATTGCCCACGCTCTGGAAAAATCCAAGTACCTGTTTAGCAATTTGTACTGGGAGGATTTGGAAGACCGCTATCACTTCTCCCTGCAATTTACCGCGGACTTGATTGCCATGAACGCGGCGAATTTTATTGTGAGCAGTACCTACCAAGAAATTGTGGGGACCGAAGATGGGGTGGGTCAGTACGAGTCCTACTCCTGTTTCACCATGCCCCAACTGTATCATGTGGTTCACGGTATCGAACTGTTTAGTCCTAAGTTTAATTTGGTTCCTCCTGGCGTGAACGAGGCGGTGTATTTCCCCCATACTCGGGAAGAATTGCGCTTGCATGGCATGCGCGATCGCTTGGAAGAGTTAGCTTTTACCCTGGAAGATCCGGACCACGTCTTTGGCAAGTTAGACGAGCCTGACAAACGGCCGATTTTCTCCATGGCGCGTTTGGACCGGATTAAAAATCTCAGCGGTTTGGTGGAGTGTTTCGGCAAAAGTAAGGAACTGCAACAGCGATGCAACCTGATTTTGGTGGCGGGCAAGTTGCGTCCGGAAGATTCCAACGACACCGAAGAAATTGCCGAAATCCACAAACTTTATCAGCTCATCGATGAGTACAATCTCTACGGCAAAATTCGTTGGTTGGGCGTGCGGCTTTCCAAGAGCGATTCCGGGGAAATTTATCGGGTGATTGCCGACCGCCAGGGGATTTTCGTCCAACCGGCCTTGTTTGAAGCCTTTGGTTTGACCATTCTGGAGGCAATGATTTCCGGGTTGCCCCCATTTGCCACCCAGTTTGGCGGACCTTTGGAAATTATACAGCATGGGAAAAATGGGTTTTTGATTAACCCCACCAACGTGGAAGAAACCGCTGATATCCTGCTGGCGTTTATCCAAAAATGCGATCGCGATCCCCAATACTGGCAGCAGCTTTCCGAACGGGCGATCCAACGGGTGTACAGCTGCTACACGTGGAAAATCCACACCAATCGCATTCTCACCCTCAGCAAAATTTACGGATTCTGGAACTATTCCTCCCAAGAAAATCGGGAAGACTTGTTGCGCTACATTGAAGCCCTATTTTACCTGGTGTACAAACCGCGGGCGCAGCAGTTGCTAGAAAAACACAACCAACTCTAA
- a CDS encoding cyclic nucleotide-binding domain-containing protein, translated as MLTSLDRLLFVRGVPIFKELRDDFLVRLASVMDELSFPANYTIFMEGQEGRSLYIVVSGRVRVHIGDRELAQLGKGKCFGEMSLFDAEPRSATVSTLEPCECLVLTQQQLYDAIDETPGIAINIIRLLSRRTRELNQKLNAAEAAKKGLRGVDLS; from the coding sequence ATGTTAACCAGTCTCGATCGCTTATTATTTGTCCGGGGGGTCCCCATTTTTAAAGAGTTGCGCGATGATTTTCTCGTGCGTCTGGCCTCGGTAATGGACGAACTCTCGTTTCCCGCCAATTATACGATTTTTATGGAAGGTCAAGAGGGGCGATCGCTGTATATTGTGGTATCCGGTCGCGTACGGGTGCACATCGGCGATCGGGAGTTGGCTCAGTTGGGCAAAGGCAAATGTTTTGGGGAAATGTCCCTATTTGATGCAGAACCGCGTTCGGCCACGGTTTCTACTTTAGAACCCTGCGAATGTTTGGTACTCACCCAACAGCAACTCTACGATGCCATCGACGAAACCCCCGGCATTGCCATCAACATCATTCGCTTGCTCTCCCGCCGCACGCGGGAACTCAACCAAAAATTAAACGCCGCCGAAGCAGCGAAAAAAGGCTTGCGGGGGGTGGATTTGAGCTAG